The Cyclobacteriaceae bacterium genome includes a region encoding these proteins:
- the lgt gene encoding prolipoprotein diacylglyceryl transferase: MIAYIIWDIDPRVFAGLEFLRWYGFCWAVGMLAGYQVMLRIYKHEGLSQADLDKLTAYVAVGAILGARFGHILFYDPIYYLNHPIEILPIRMDPTFQFTGFAGLASHGGILGALFALYLYCKRHTKDFLWTLDKLTIAGTLLGSFIRFGNLMNSEIIGIPTQGPWAFVFTRIDEVPRHPAQLYEALFYLALASILFLLWKSGKVERYKGFLFGLGFSLIFVQRFLVEFVKENQVAFEESMVLNMGQILSIPLVIFGISIMVWSLKKHEL, encoded by the coding sequence ATGATTGCTTACATCATCTGGGATATAGATCCACGGGTTTTCGCTGGTTTAGAATTTTTACGATGGTATGGATTCTGTTGGGCCGTTGGAATGCTGGCAGGATATCAGGTCATGCTAAGAATTTATAAGCATGAAGGTCTTTCGCAAGCCGATCTGGATAAGCTTACCGCATATGTAGCCGTTGGCGCTATTCTTGGAGCCCGCTTCGGTCACATTCTTTTTTATGATCCGATCTATTATCTGAATCATCCGATTGAGATTCTTCCCATCCGGATGGATCCGACATTTCAGTTTACAGGATTTGCAGGATTGGCTAGTCACGGAGGAATCTTGGGTGCTTTGTTTGCTTTGTATCTCTATTGCAAGAGGCATACGAAAGATTTCTTATGGACGCTGGACAAGCTAACCATTGCAGGAACATTATTAGGAAGTTTTATAAGATTCGGCAATCTGATGAATTCAGAGATCATTGGAATACCCACGCAGGGACCCTGGGCATTTGTATTTACCAGGATCGATGAGGTTCCGAGACACCCCGCACAACTCTATGAAGCCTTGTTCTACCTGGCGCTGGCTTCAATCTTGTTTCTCTTATGGAAATCAGGGAAGGTGGAGCGTTATAAAGGTTTTTTATTTGGACTTGGTTTTTCATTGATCTTCGTGCAGAGATTTCTGGTTGAATTTGTAAAAGAGAATCAGGTAGCTTTTGAAGAGAGCATGGTGCTAAATATGGGACAGATATTAAGCATACCATTGGTCATATTCGGAATTTCGATTATGGTATGGAGTTTAAAAAAGCATGAGCTTTAG
- a CDS encoding beta-lactamase family protein — MKASVYLCMGLTILSLSLHATPPGKIWKIRKYLDDATAQGLTGVSVYVRTKDGREWTATSGYSNIRTKTPMKKDDIFSLASIGKMYNAVAVLKLMEEGRIKLDDKMSQYLSDEIVTNLPNGNDITIKHLLAQTTGYVNYEHDPQLLKLYFSDALNLDTLSRTNALRRYVFGKPALFTPGERYDYSSTNYLLLALIVDKIVPEGHSEYLRKLLKQHGYLNTSYRQEPESNAISYYGDMDQNGVVDDLTRETIETTNWLEGDDGVYAPVEEVAHFLEDLMHGKILNEASLKLMQTWNNDKSPDYGLGLMADKSFPYSFLMGHSGRGVAVTTDAYYFPKQDMTVVILCNTGLREAAPKFKKAYLKMRTRIVKKLFLF, encoded by the coding sequence TTGAAAGCATCTGTTTATTTATGTATGGGATTGACAATACTATCCCTTTCTCTTCATGCAACCCCACCTGGAAAAATCTGGAAAATCCGTAAATATTTGGATGATGCCACTGCACAGGGCCTGACAGGTGTCTCCGTCTATGTGCGTACAAAGGACGGGAGGGAGTGGACCGCTACTTCCGGATACTCCAACATCCGGACAAAAACGCCTATGAAAAAGGATGATATTTTTTCACTGGCCAGCATCGGTAAGATGTATAATGCTGTAGCAGTTCTAAAGCTGATGGAAGAAGGAAGGATCAAACTGGATGATAAGATGTCTCAATATCTTTCTGACGAGATTGTCACGAATCTTCCCAATGGAAACGATATTACAATAAAGCATCTGCTGGCACAAACAACGGGATATGTAAACTATGAACACGATCCCCAACTCTTGAAATTATACTTTTCAGATGCGCTCAATCTTGACACCTTAAGCAGGACAAATGCACTCAGGCGTTATGTCTTTGGAAAGCCTGCCTTGTTTACTCCCGGAGAACGTTATGACTACAGCAGCACCAATTATCTTCTGCTTGCTTTGATCGTCGATAAGATTGTTCCGGAAGGACATTCCGAATACCTGAGAAAACTTCTCAAGCAACATGGATATCTGAATACCTCATACCGACAGGAACCTGAATCCAATGCGATATCCTACTATGGCGATATGGATCAGAATGGTGTGGTGGATGACCTCACGCGTGAGACCATCGAAACTACCAACTGGCTGGAGGGAGATGATGGTGTTTATGCACCGGTTGAAGAAGTCGCTCACTTTCTGGAGGACCTTATGCATGGGAAAATACTTAATGAAGCTTCATTAAAACTGATGCAGACCTGGAACAATGATAAGTCGCCTGACTACGGACTGGGGTTGATGGCAGATAAAAGTTTCCCGTATAGTTTTTTAATGGGACATTCCGGCAGGGGAGTTGCTGTTACCACCGATGCATATTATTTTCCGAAGCAGGACATGACGGTTGTGATTCTTTGTAATACCGGATTGCGTGAAGCCGCACCGAAATTCAAAAAGGCCTATCTTAAAATGAGAACACGCATTGTTAAGAAGTTGTTTTTGTTTTAG
- a CDS encoding PAS domain S-box protein, whose translation MSVPKKTGDQQISPEYINHMLSIVESSDDAIISQTLEGIMSSWNKGGEKMFGFTALEAIGKHVSVLIPPEYLDEEVKLLSRINNNETVDHFETVRLRKNGEKIFVSLTISPLKNEEGKIIGLSKIVRDITERKLAERVSIKTELFQNVEKELRAAELVKANEELVFQNQEKEKRAAELLIANKELIFQNKEKETRAAELILANRELAFQNEEKEKRAAELVIANKELLYQNEERKKRAAELAIANEELAFQNNEKEKRAAELILANRELAFQNEEKEKRAAELIIINSELALQEIKLKKHNKELEQFAYVASHDLQEPLRTVSNYMQVFEEDYMPLLDKKALGYLAAVNSSTERMSNLVKSLLAFSRLGKNSVLKSVDCNVLISEVIADLQTMITESGADISVSEMPVLNLFEIEARQLFQNIIINAIKFQKKKTRPKIKISSRKMDELYSFSISDNGIGIDSTHFERIFDIFQRLPTQETYDGNGIGLANCKKIVQLHEGELSVESVINEGTTFHFTIGNLKIKQ comes from the coding sequence ATGAGTGTTCCAAAAAAGACCGGCGATCAGCAGATCTCACCGGAATACATTAACCACATGTTATCGATTGTGGAATCCTCTGATGATGCCATCATTTCGCAAACCCTGGAAGGCATTATGAGCAGCTGGAACAAGGGCGGTGAAAAGATGTTTGGTTTCACAGCGCTCGAAGCCATTGGCAAACATGTCTCTGTTCTAATTCCGCCGGAATATCTGGATGAGGAAGTTAAACTTCTCTCCAGAATAAATAACAACGAAACGGTTGATCACTTTGAGACCGTACGCTTAAGGAAGAACGGAGAAAAGATCTTTGTCTCCCTCACCATCTCACCGCTGAAAAACGAAGAGGGAAAGATCATCGGCCTCTCAAAAATCGTCAGAGATATAACCGAGAGAAAATTAGCAGAGAGAGTAAGCATCAAGACAGAGTTATTTCAGAATGTAGAAAAAGAATTGCGCGCGGCAGAGCTTGTGAAGGCAAATGAAGAGCTGGTTTTCCAGAACCAGGAAAAAGAAAAGAGAGCAGCAGAACTTCTCATTGCAAACAAAGAGTTGATCTTTCAGAATAAGGAAAAAGAAACCCGTGCTGCAGAATTGATCCTGGCAAACCGGGAGCTTGCATTTCAGAATGAAGAAAAGGAGAAACGGGCAGCTGAATTAGTGATCGCAAATAAAGAGCTCCTCTACCAGAATGAAGAGAGAAAGAAAAGAGCTGCTGAGTTAGCGATCGCCAATGAAGAGCTGGCATTTCAAAATAATGAAAAAGAGAAACGGGCCGCCGAGTTGATCCTTGCAAACCGTGAACTTGCTTTTCAAAATGAAGAAAAAGAGAAACGCGCTGCCGAACTAATCATTATCAACAGCGAACTGGCTTTACAAGAGATAAAACTTAAAAAGCATAACAAGGAACTTGAACAATTCGCCTATGTGGCGTCCCATGATCTACAGGAGCCATTGAGGACAGTATCAAATTACATGCAGGTGTTTGAAGAAGATTACATGCCTCTGCTGGATAAAAAGGCATTGGGCTATCTGGCAGCTGTCAATAGTTCAACAGAGAGAATGAGCAACCTCGTCAAATCCTTACTCGCATTCTCCAGGCTCGGTAAAAACTCTGTATTAAAATCAGTGGATTGCAATGTACTCATCAGCGAGGTCATTGCAGACCTTCAAACGATGATCACAGAATCCGGTGCTGATATCAGTGTTTCAGAGATGCCGGTATTAAACTTATTTGAAATTGAGGCCAGGCAGCTATTCCAGAACATTATCATCAATGCGATAAAATTTCAGAAGAAGAAAACCCGTCCTAAAATAAAGATCTCATCAAGAAAGATGGATGAGCTGTACAGTTTTTCAATAAGTGATAATGGGATAGGAATTGATTCCACTCACTTTGAAAGGATCTTCGATATCTTCCAGCGTCTTCCCACCCAGGAAACATATGACGGAAATGGTATTGGCCTGGCGAATTGCAAAAAGATCGTTCAGCTGCATGAAGGTGAGTTGAGCGTAGAATCAGTTATCAATGAGGGAACGACCTTTCATTTTACTATAGGAAATTTAAAAATAAAACAATGA
- a CDS encoding efflux RND transporter periplasmic adaptor subunit, which translates to MKMKIFPVLATGIILMGCTQKNDEAKEPPFILSEAMMQRSEFTVAHVEEAKNELRLFGKIAADNARQAQVYPVVSGNVLQISVELGDLVKQGQVLASVRSSEVADFQRQLLDARSDAAVAEKNLQVAKELYSGKLNSERDVTAATKELEKAKAELERITQVYSIYNLKEGSIFNITAPISGFIVSKDINRNEQLRSDKSDVIFSIAQIDEVWALANVNESDISKVAVGYDASVKTISYPNKLFKGKIDRIFNAIDPGTKAMKVLVRIPNQNLELKPEMNATIIVSYSENKKLIAIPSSAVIFDKSKNWVMVYTDRSHIETRQVEVYNNLGEITYLTSGLKDGETVISKNGLMIYDALND; encoded by the coding sequence ATGAAAATGAAAATCTTCCCAGTCCTGGCTACAGGTATTATTCTCATGGGCTGTACACAAAAGAATGATGAAGCGAAAGAACCGCCATTCATTTTGAGCGAGGCTATGATGCAAAGAAGCGAGTTCACCGTTGCTCATGTCGAAGAGGCAAAGAATGAACTCAGGCTTTTCGGAAAAATAGCGGCAGATAACGCACGTCAGGCACAGGTATATCCTGTTGTGAGCGGAAACGTTCTACAGATCAGCGTGGAGCTTGGTGATCTTGTAAAGCAGGGACAGGTGCTTGCTTCCGTCCGGAGCAGTGAGGTCGCAGACTTTCAGCGCCAACTGCTGGACGCTCGCTCCGATGCTGCGGTAGCAGAGAAGAATCTGCAGGTCGCCAAAGAGTTGTATTCAGGAAAACTTAACTCCGAGCGCGATGTAACTGCCGCAACCAAAGAGCTTGAGAAAGCAAAAGCAGAACTTGAACGCATCACACAGGTATACTCAATTTATAATCTCAAGGAAGGCTCAATCTTCAATATCACTGCTCCCATCAGTGGATTTATTGTATCGAAGGACATCAACAGGAATGAGCAACTGCGGAGCGACAAATCAGATGTCATTTTCTCCATTGCCCAGATAGACGAAGTATGGGCTCTGGCAAATGTTAATGAGTCTGACATATCAAAAGTTGCTGTCGGATACGATGCCTCTGTAAAGACCATCAGCTATCCTAACAAGTTATTCAAAGGCAAGATCGACAGGATCTTCAACGCAATCGACCCGGGTACAAAGGCGATGAAAGTGCTGGTAAGAATCCCGAATCAGAACCTTGAACTGAAGCCTGAGATGAACGCTACGATTATTGTAAGCTATTCAGAAAACAAAAAGCTCATTGCCATCCCTTCTTCCGCTGTGATCTTTGACAAGAGTAAGAACTGGGTGATGGTATACACTGATCGCAGTCATATCGAAACACGGCAGGTAGAAGTTTATAATAACCTCGGAGAGATCACCTATCTCACTTCAGGTTTGAAAGATGGAGAAACCGTCATCTCAAAAAACGGCCTGATGATTTACGACGCCCTTAACGATTAA
- a CDS encoding sigma-70 family RNA polymerase sigma factor, which translates to MELQKQNFIKIINDNQGIVRSLCKAYYISYQDQKDAYQDIILQLWKSFDTFRGESEISTWIYRVSLNTLLAKVRKDRNKIITESLVASDLIIRSTPMADDDKELLTMILQSLKDFDKAIVILYLEGYKNKEISQILNLTPTNVSTRINRVKAELKARFKNHLHEFK; encoded by the coding sequence GTGGAATTGCAAAAGCAGAACTTTATTAAGATCATCAATGACAATCAGGGGATTGTCAGGAGTCTTTGTAAGGCTTACTACATCAGCTATCAGGATCAAAAAGACGCCTATCAGGATATAATCCTACAACTCTGGAAATCCTTTGATACATTCCGCGGAGAGTCGGAAATCAGTACCTGGATCTACAGGGTAAGTCTTAACACCCTGCTCGCCAAGGTGAGGAAAGACAGAAACAAGATTATCACGGAATCATTAGTGGCGTCGGATCTTATCATCAGGTCGACTCCCATGGCGGATGATGATAAAGAACTTCTGACCATGATACTCCAGTCCTTAAAAGACTTCGACAAGGCAATTGTCATTTTGTATCTGGAAGGATACAAAAACAAAGAAATCTCACAGATACTAAACCTGACACCCACTAACGTGAGTACCAGAATCAATAGAGTGAAGGCAGAACTAAAAGCAAGATTCAAAAATCATCTCCATGAATTTAAATAA
- a CDS encoding TolC family protein, producing the protein MPPIKTLRKLKLVIMLTCFVSMDGMCQDTLRLNLLQADSIFLIKNLSLLSQQFNIAASEALILQARSYPNPIFTADVNAIDNENNKIFHVDNTGQKAFGLEQLIILGGKRKTEIEIAKQNKSVAESEFSDLLRNLQKELRNSFFNLYQQRSVLEKYHRQLQLLDTLIGSYDIQARRGNVPMKDAIRLKSVYLKINNEKAALASLHVEETKKMQLLLQSPYYILPGIDNLFFDKLKVTSSFDELLETAIKNRPDLKIAEEQVTLSGLNSRLQHKLAIPDIIATTSYDQRGGAFQNQINAGLTIPLPLWNRNRGNRRAADFYLKSSVAYQQQARMIVETDVRGAWQNLLRSMNEYEKIKAIYTDDFDQVFQGININFKRRNITILEFVDFFEAYNESLTEYARVKTQLAIATGEINYVTGTKIY; encoded by the coding sequence ATGCCCCCTATCAAAACGCTACGAAAATTAAAGCTGGTTATCATGCTGACTTGTTTTGTCAGCATGGATGGAATGTGTCAGGATACTTTGCGTCTCAACCTTCTACAGGCGGACAGTATCTTTCTTATAAAAAACCTTTCACTGCTTTCTCAGCAATTTAATATTGCCGCAAGTGAAGCATTGATACTCCAGGCTCGTTCATATCCTAATCCTATTTTCACGGCCGACGTAAATGCCATCGATAACGAGAACAACAAGATCTTTCATGTAGATAATACAGGTCAGAAGGCATTTGGACTTGAACAGCTGATTATCCTTGGAGGGAAAAGAAAAACGGAAATTGAAATCGCGAAGCAGAATAAATCTGTTGCCGAATCTGAGTTCTCCGATCTTCTCCGGAATCTTCAAAAGGAATTACGAAACAGCTTTTTCAATCTCTACCAACAACGTTCTGTTCTGGAGAAATATCATCGCCAGCTTCAACTGCTCGACACCCTTATTGGATCCTACGATATTCAGGCACGACGTGGAAACGTTCCCATGAAGGATGCCATACGTCTCAAATCTGTTTATCTCAAGATCAACAACGAGAAAGCCGCGCTTGCATCACTGCATGTTGAGGAGACAAAAAAAATGCAATTGTTGCTTCAATCTCCTTACTATATCCTTCCCGGCATTGACAATCTCTTCTTCGATAAGCTAAAGGTGACAAGCTCTTTTGATGAGCTGCTGGAAACAGCAATAAAAAACCGGCCCGACCTGAAGATCGCTGAAGAACAGGTTACCCTTTCAGGGCTCAACAGCAGGTTGCAGCACAAGCTTGCCATTCCCGATATTATCGCCACAACTTCTTATGATCAGCGAGGAGGAGCTTTTCAGAATCAGATCAATGCCGGACTCACGATACCCCTGCCCCTCTGGAACCGTAACCGTGGAAACAGACGGGCGGCAGATTTTTATCTCAAATCATCGGTTGCGTATCAGCAGCAGGCAAGAATGATTGTTGAGACAGATGTGAGAGGTGCGTGGCAAAATCTCCTGCGCAGTATGAATGAATACGAAAAGATAAAAGCAATTTACACGGATGATTTCGATCAGGTATTCCAGGGAATCAATATCAATTTCAAACGCCGAAACATTACCATACTTGAATTTGTAGACTTCTTTGAAGCTTACAACGAATCCCTAACCGAGTATGCAAGGGTAAAGACGCAGCTGGCCATTGCCACAGGAGAGATCAATTATGTGACCGGCACCAAAATCTATTAA
- a CDS encoding response regulator: MTKKLSCIMLIDDNANDNFFHEREINKSDSNQLVVVKDSGELALEYISAGTLPLSNLILLDINMPGMNGWEFLKKYGELDIKLREYAVIIMLTTSDNIDDRTRASEFPFVKSYTTKPLTRQKIDSICKTFFI; encoded by the coding sequence ATGACAAAGAAACTAAGTTGCATCATGTTGATTGATGATAATGCCAATGATAATTTTTTTCATGAACGGGAAATCAATAAATCAGATTCAAATCAGCTTGTCGTTGTTAAAGACTCCGGCGAACTGGCATTGGAATATATCAGCGCGGGCACTCTCCCACTGTCAAACCTGATCTTGCTTGACATCAATATGCCAGGAATGAATGGTTGGGAATTCCTGAAAAAATATGGCGAGCTTGATATCAAATTACGGGAGTATGCAGTTATTATCATGCTCACTACCTCCGACAATATTGACGACCGCACCAGAGCCAGCGAGTTCCCTTTTGTCAAATCCTACACTACCAAACCACTGACCCGACAAAAAATTGATTCTATCTGCAAGACGTTCTTCATTTAA
- a CDS encoding histidine kinase has product MKNLLQRIWHREPTILSRFEVLFPTCLFLIGMITVAEEAVDGYNFLFFRHMAGLVLFLIGFLILNFICIPELIARKFVLRNIAIVVIAIITPAIAIGEEDILIIPPFIFLIYTCIKYTGLYIWRHGDSIQDKYLYISPGVILAVVLWLVSLFFFFIDDTEADIIATWVTLIPVGIALYSYSFYTLIPKSLKHRRPFLRYCWTAILALLILTIPAGVFAFVITRDGELPSSISLINFFFQIGVTVPFSWIVFKRYNRNKQEITTLKQELGQWVANFDFLRAQINPHFLFNSLNTLYGMSIQENASRTGEAIQRLGDMMRFMLHENMQEKIPLAREVEYLKNYIAMQRLRTDVNPDIVIETSIDGEQAAGFLPPMLLIPFVENAFKYGISFREVSFIRIRLAVRGENLDFEIQNSRHPQIANDPEARKSGVGLNNVRQRLELFYPGMHKLEIMETPTSFLVYLSLSLSLRSL; this is encoded by the coding sequence GTGAAAAATCTATTGCAAAGAATCTGGCATCGCGAGCCAACCATCCTCAGCAGGTTTGAAGTCCTGTTCCCCACATGCTTATTCCTGATCGGTATGATTACTGTAGCAGAAGAAGCCGTTGACGGATACAACTTTCTTTTCTTCCGCCATATGGCAGGCCTGGTTCTGTTCCTCATCGGGTTCCTCATACTTAATTTCATTTGTATTCCGGAATTGATTGCAAGAAAGTTTGTACTTCGAAATATTGCTATCGTAGTCATTGCTATCATCACTCCCGCCATCGCAATTGGTGAAGAAGATATTCTTATAATACCTCCATTTATTTTTCTGATCTATACCTGCATTAAGTATACTGGACTTTATATCTGGCGACACGGGGACTCTATTCAAGATAAGTACCTGTACATTTCACCAGGGGTGATTTTGGCTGTCGTGCTTTGGCTGGTTAGCTTATTCTTCTTTTTTATTGACGACACGGAGGCTGATATCATCGCCACATGGGTCACGCTGATTCCAGTTGGAATCGCTCTCTACTCCTATTCATTCTATACCCTCATTCCGAAATCACTGAAACATCGCAGGCCATTTCTTCGCTATTGCTGGACAGCGATTTTGGCATTGCTGATACTTACTATTCCTGCCGGTGTGTTCGCGTTTGTTATAACACGCGACGGAGAATTGCCGTCATCCATCAGCTTGATCAATTTCTTTTTTCAGATTGGAGTAACGGTTCCCTTTTCATGGATCGTATTTAAACGATACAACCGTAACAAACAAGAAATAACCACCCTTAAACAGGAGCTTGGACAGTGGGTAGCGAACTTTGATTTTCTGCGTGCGCAGATCAACCCACATTTTCTTTTTAATTCGCTGAACACCTTATATGGAATGTCCATACAGGAAAATGCATCCCGCACAGGCGAGGCGATCCAACGGCTTGGTGACATGATGAGATTTATGTTGCATGAAAATATGCAGGAGAAGATTCCGCTTGCGCGGGAAGTGGAATATCTGAAAAATTATATCGCGATGCAGCGTCTCAGGACGGATGTGAATCCTGACATTGTTATCGAAACCAGTATTGATGGAGAGCAGGCTGCTGGTTTCTTACCACCGATGCTTCTGATTCCTTTTGTTGAGAATGCCTTTAAGTATGGAATCAGTTTCAGAGAAGTTTCCTTCATCAGGATCCGACTTGCTGTCCGTGGAGAAAATCTGGATTTTGAGATCCAGAATAGCCGGCACCCGCAAATAGCTAACGACCCGGAAGCCAGGAAAAGCGGTGTAGGTCTTAATAATGTAAGACAGCGATTGGAACTTTTTTATCCGGGTATGCACAAGCTTGAGATCATGGAAACACCTACATCGTTTTTGGTCTACCTGTCATTGTCTCTATCTTTACGCTCACTATGA
- a CDS encoding response regulator transcription factor, with protein sequence MKAIAVDDEPIALEIVSSHASKVPFLELKGCFTDAFKALEYLQRESIDLLFLDIKMPDISGIEFFNSLSKKPLLIFTTAYPEHAVTSFELDAVDYLLKPFSLSRFIKACNKANELHNFRQKVESSDHLFLKTGYEQVKVMYDDIYYLEATGNYVTFVLKERKILSRSTFAEAVNLLPAGRFIRVHRSYIVSIDKIDKIEKHQVTVGKVTIPVSEAYVTELSTAMKRQ encoded by the coding sequence ATGAAGGCCATTGCCGTTGATGACGAGCCCATTGCTCTTGAGATCGTTAGTTCACATGCTTCTAAAGTTCCCTTTCTGGAATTGAAGGGATGTTTTACTGACGCCTTCAAAGCTCTGGAGTATTTGCAAAGGGAAAGCATTGATCTTCTCTTCCTCGACATCAAGATGCCCGACATTTCCGGCATCGAGTTTTTTAATAGTCTTAGTAAGAAACCATTATTGATCTTCACTACGGCTTACCCGGAACACGCGGTTACCAGCTTCGAATTGGATGCAGTCGACTATCTCCTTAAACCATTCTCTCTTTCGCGCTTCATCAAAGCCTGCAACAAAGCGAATGAGCTTCACAACTTCAGGCAGAAGGTGGAAAGCAGTGATCATCTTTTTCTTAAAACAGGCTATGAGCAGGTAAAAGTTATGTATGACGACATCTATTACCTTGAGGCCACCGGTAATTATGTAACCTTTGTACTGAAAGAGAGGAAAATTCTTTCCCGTTCCACATTCGCAGAAGCGGTCAATCTATTGCCTGCAGGAAGATTTATCAGGGTGCATCGCTCTTATATTGTAAGCATAGACAAAATCGACAAGATTGAAAAGCATCAGGTTACTGTTGGGAAAGTCACGATCCCTGTGAGTGAGGCTTACGTGACGGAGTTGAGTACTGCGATGAAGAGGCAGTGA